GTTACGACTTCATCCATTGCTCCGAATATTAACTGACGTGTCACACGTAAATCAAGGTTTTTTTCAAATACACCTTTTTCAATCCCTTCTTCTATGACAGAATCAATCAGAGTCAGATATCCTTTTAATACTTCATTAATTTTATAGCGGAGATCAATGTTAGACTGTCTTAACTCAAGCTGTGTGACAATGGCGAGATCATGATCCATCTCTAGTTGCATAAAATGCATTTCAATTAAGATTAATAATTTCTTTTTAACAGACGTCTCTGCCTCCATTTTTTCTTTAATTCGATCAACAAATTGTCCCATTTTTTCTTCAAATAAAGAGATCAGAATATCTTCTTTATTTTTGAAATACAAATAGATCGTACCATCTGCTACACCAGCTTCCTTTGCTATTTTAGAAACTTGTGATTGGTGATAACCATTTTGGGCTATCACTTTTACTGCCGCATCAATGATTTGTTCATATTTTTGCCCTCGTTTTTTACCCATCTCATCACGTCCTCATTTCCTTCAACAAAATGAATGACTGTTCATTCATAATCTATTTTAGATGATTACTTGTTACCTGTCAATCAGGTTTTCTGCTTTAGCTCATAGAGAATGCGAATCAGTTGTTCCTACAAGACGACAGTCTGTTCCTCCCACAGACTGTTTGGGATTTTGATCCGGGGGACTCCCCTTCATGTTAGTCTTAATTGGGGTATTAATCAACTCTCTTTTGCTAAAATTATCATGATAATAGTTAGAAGAGACACCTAATAGCTTTAAAAAATGGTAACTGATATAGCCATAAAACGAACCTTCGATCAGGACATTGGCGTCCGTTATCTCCCGCTAAATAGACTATTTTGAGCAGCAAGGTTTACGGACGCTAATCTGTGACAACAAATGAGAACTTGACATCACTCATCAAGTTCTCACACTTATTAACTCATTTGCTTCTCGTGTCGCTCTTTTTCCTCTTCCGTTAGAGCTCGTCGTAATATTTTGCCTACTAATGTTTTTGGCAAATCATCACGGAATTCTACTAATCTAGGTACTTTGTAGGTAGCAAGACGTTGTTTACAAAATGTGATTAATTCCTGCTCGGTTAAATCCTCGTCTTCTTTTTTTACAATGAAGGCTTTGACTGTTTCTCCTCGGTAAGGATCAGGTACGCCTATAGCAACAGCTTCTTGAATAGCAGGATGGTCATAAAGGACTTCTTCTATTTCACGTGGATAGATATTGAAACCGCCTGCTATAATCATATCTTTTTTACGATCAACAATGTAAAAGAAGCCTTCTTCGTCCATATAGCCCATATCTCCAGTCAGGAGCCAACCGTTTTGAAAGACTGCATCCGTTTCCTCTGGACGGTTCCAATAGCCTTTCATCACTTGTGGTCCACGGATGATCAGTTCGCCTACTTCTCCTGTGGAAGCTAGTTCACCCGTTTCTGAGGATAATATAGCCACATCTGTATCAGGCCATGGAACACCAATACTTCCAGGGGGACGTTTCTCCCACAATAGATTAAAGTGGGTAACTGGAGATGCCTCTGTAAGTCCAAATCCTTCTG
The genomic region above belongs to Bacillus sp. A301a_S52 and contains:
- a CDS encoding TetR/AcrR family transcriptional regulator produces the protein MGKKRGQKYEQIIDAAVKVIAQNGYHQSQVSKIAKEAGVADGTIYLYFKNKEDILISLFEEKMGQFVDRIKEKMEAETSVKKKLLILIEMHFMQLEMDHDLAIVTQLELRQSNIDLRYKINEVLKGYLTLIDSVIEEGIEKGVFEKNLDLRVTRQLIFGAMDEVVTNWVMKECKYELITLAEPIHRMLLNGMTENS